The following proteins come from a genomic window of Geomonas sp. RF6:
- the rfbG gene encoding CDP-glucose 4,6-dehydratase encodes MTEFFRGKKVFLTGHTGFKGSWLSLWLHALGAQVTGYALPPPTTPSLYRLCRIDEMVHGIEGDVRDAEGLARAIEDATPEIVIHMAAQPLVRRSYRAPLETYQTNVMGTVHLLEGVRRTPSVRAVLNVTTDKCYENREWPWGYRENEPMGGYDPYSSSKGCSELVTAAYRSSFFNPSGCGGVPQHRAAVASARAGNVIGGGDWAEDRLISDCIAALMKDEPVQIRNPHAIRPWQHVLEPLSGYLLLARSLYEEGERFSGAWNFGPRDDDARPVEWIVSRLCGLWSGKASYELSGDDHPHEASYLKLDCSKARAELGWRPVWSLETALEKIVEWANAFRDGADLRTVSLDQIRQYAARCGSQWLLPSWAPDVAAVLPEGTGKDGAVPDVAWMKMQLENGFVSTVLASASEDVWNEL; translated from the coding sequence ATGACGGAATTCTTCAGGGGGAAGAAGGTCTTTCTCACCGGGCACACCGGCTTCAAGGGGAGTTGGCTCTCCCTCTGGCTGCACGCGCTCGGTGCGCAGGTGACAGGCTACGCCCTCCCCCCTCCCACAACGCCGAGCCTCTATCGTCTGTGCCGGATCGACGAGATGGTGCATGGCATCGAGGGGGATGTACGCGACGCCGAGGGTCTCGCCCGTGCCATCGAGGACGCCACGCCGGAGATCGTCATACACATGGCCGCCCAGCCGCTGGTGCGCCGTTCCTACAGAGCGCCGCTGGAGACGTACCAGACGAACGTTATGGGAACGGTCCACCTCCTGGAGGGTGTGCGCCGCACCCCTTCGGTGCGGGCGGTGCTGAACGTCACCACCGACAAGTGCTACGAAAACCGGGAGTGGCCCTGGGGATACCGGGAGAACGAGCCGATGGGGGGGTACGATCCCTATTCGAGCAGCAAGGGGTGCTCCGAGCTCGTCACCGCCGCCTACCGAAGCTCCTTCTTCAATCCCAGCGGGTGCGGGGGGGTGCCGCAGCATCGCGCGGCAGTCGCGAGCGCCAGGGCGGGTAATGTGATCGGGGGTGGTGACTGGGCGGAGGATCGCCTGATTTCGGATTGCATCGCAGCGCTTATGAAGGACGAGCCGGTGCAGATACGGAACCCGCACGCGATCAGGCCGTGGCAGCACGTTCTGGAGCCCCTCTCCGGGTATCTTCTCCTCGCGCGCAGCCTGTACGAGGAGGGGGAGCGCTTTTCCGGCGCCTGGAACTTCGGTCCCCGCGATGACGACGCCCGCCCGGTCGAGTGGATCGTCTCCAGGCTCTGCGGGCTCTGGTCCGGAAAGGCATCCTACGAGCTCAGCGGCGACGACCACCCGCACGAGGCCAGTTACCTGAAGCTCGACTGCTCCAAGGCACGCGCCGAACTCGGCTGGCGTCCGGTGTGGTCGCTGGAGACGGCGCTGGAGAAGATCGTGGAGTGGGCCAACGCCTTTCGCGACGGCGCGGATCTGCGCACCGTCTCCCTCGACCAGATACGGCAGTACGCCGCCCGCTGCGGCAGCCAGTGGCTTCTCCCCTCCTGGGCGCCCGACGTCGCGGCAGTCCTGCCGGAGGGAACCGGTAAGGACGGAGCGGTACCTGACGTCGCATGGATGAAGATGCAGCTGGAGAACGGTTTCGTAAGCACTGTGCTCGCCTCTGCGAGCGAGGATGTCTGGAATGAGCTATAG
- the rfbF gene encoding glucose-1-phosphate cytidylyltransferase — protein MKVVILAGGFGTRISEESHLKPKPMIEIGERPILWHIMKIYSHFGFNDFVICLGYKGYCVKEYFYHYFLHEADITFDFKTSNQRMVHHHTAEPWQVTLVNTGVQTMTGGRVKRVREYIGNETFMLTYGDGVSNVPIDRLLAYHKSHGKLATVTSTQPLGRFGSLSMSEGNVVSGFLEKPKGDNAWINAGFFVMEPQVLDLIEGDSTILEKEPLEELARQEQLVAFKHDGFWQPMDTMRDRIQLEELWKSGGAPWKVWA, from the coding sequence GTGAAAGTCGTCATACTGGCAGGCGGTTTTGGCACGAGGATCAGCGAGGAGTCCCATCTCAAACCGAAGCCGATGATAGAGATCGGCGAGCGGCCGATCCTGTGGCACATCATGAAGATCTACTCCCACTTCGGCTTCAACGATTTCGTCATCTGCCTCGGCTACAAGGGGTACTGCGTCAAGGAGTACTTCTACCACTACTTCCTGCACGAGGCGGACATCACCTTCGACTTCAAGACCTCGAACCAGAGGATGGTGCACCACCACACCGCCGAGCCGTGGCAGGTGACGCTGGTGAATACCGGTGTGCAGACGATGACGGGGGGCAGGGTGAAGCGGGTGCGCGAGTACATCGGCAACGAGACCTTTATGCTCACCTACGGCGACGGCGTCTCCAACGTCCCCATCGACAGGCTTCTGGCCTACCACAAGTCGCACGGCAAGCTCGCCACGGTGACCTCCACCCAGCCTCTCGGAAGGTTCGGCTCCCTCAGCATGTCCGAGGGCAACGTGGTGAGCGGCTTTCTCGAAAAGCCCAAGGGGGATAACGCCTGGATCAACGCCGGCTTCTTTGTGATGGAGCCGCAGGTCCTCGACCTCATCGAGGGGGACTCTACCATTCTCGAGAAGGAGCCGCTGGAGGAACTGGCCCGGCAGGAGCAGCTTGTGGCCTTCAAGCACGACGGCTTCTGGCAGCCGATGGACACCATGCGGGACCGCATACAGCTCGAGGAGCTCTGGAAGAGCGGTGGTGCGCCGTGGAAGGTGTGGGCATGA
- a CDS encoding KdsC family phosphatase, with product MEERLKKIKLLILDVDGVLTDGRIVFDANGVESKFFNVKDGHGIKMIQRLGIEVGIISGRASQVVTNRAEELGITRVFQKAYEKLTPYRQMLDDCGLTDEEAAFMGDDVIDIPVLRRAGFAAAPADAVAEVFPFVHFVAKNGGGWGAVREVCDLLIKAQGHWDAATARYYA from the coding sequence ATGGAAGAGAGACTCAAAAAGATAAAGCTCCTCATCCTCGACGTCGACGGCGTCCTCACCGACGGGCGCATCGTCTTTGACGCCAACGGCGTGGAGAGCAAGTTCTTCAACGTGAAGGACGGCCACGGCATCAAGATGATCCAGCGCCTCGGTATCGAGGTCGGCATCATCTCCGGCCGCGCCTCCCAGGTCGTCACCAACCGCGCGGAAGAGCTCGGCATCACCCGCGTCTTCCAGAAGGCGTACGAGAAGCTGACCCCCTACCGCCAGATGCTGGACGATTGCGGCCTCACCGATGAGGAAGCCGCCTTCATGGGGGACGACGTCATCGACATCCCCGTCCTGCGCCGCGCAGGCTTTGCCGCCGCCCCGGCGGATGCCGTCGCGGAAGTCTTCCCCTTTGTCCACTTCGTCGCCAAAAACGGCGGCGGCTGGGGGGCGGTGCGCGAGGTCTGCGACCTCCTCATCAAGGCACAGGGTCACTGGGACGCCGCCACCGCCCGCTACTACGCATAA
- a CDS encoding KpsF/GutQ family sugar-phosphate isomerase — MILAEAKRVIKVEAEALHALADSINRDFARAVEMILKAPGRVVVTGMGKSGLIGQKIASTMASTGTPAFFLHPAEGIHGDLGMIMKGDVVLAISNSGETDEVVRILPIVKRLGASLISMAGNPGSTLARSGDIFLDISVKEEACPLGLAPTASTTVTLAMGDALAVALLVERGFKAEDFALFHPGGSLGRRLLLKVEDMMHAGEALPLVHSATPMREALFTITSKKLGITGVTDERGALIGVITDGDLRRALEKGGDIINQPAGALMQGNPKRILAGELAARALQQMEQYSITSLFVFNEQDGDRPVGIIHLHDLLKAGIA; from the coding sequence TTGATATTAGCTGAAGCAAAGAGGGTAATAAAAGTCGAGGCGGAGGCGCTGCACGCGCTTGCCGACTCCATCAACCGCGACTTCGCCCGTGCAGTGGAGATGATCCTGAAGGCGCCCGGGCGCGTCGTCGTCACCGGGATGGGGAAATCGGGGCTCATCGGGCAGAAGATCGCCTCCACCATGGCCTCCACCGGCACCCCCGCATTCTTCCTGCACCCGGCGGAAGGGATCCACGGCGACCTCGGCATGATCATGAAGGGGGACGTGGTCCTTGCCATCTCCAACAGCGGAGAGACGGATGAAGTCGTGCGCATCCTCCCGATCGTGAAGAGGCTCGGCGCCTCCCTCATCTCCATGGCGGGGAACCCCGGCTCCACCCTTGCAAGGAGCGGCGACATCTTCCTCGACATCTCCGTAAAGGAAGAGGCGTGTCCGCTGGGGCTCGCTCCGACCGCCTCCACCACGGTGACCCTTGCCATGGGGGATGCCCTTGCCGTGGCGCTCCTCGTGGAGCGCGGCTTCAAGGCGGAGGACTTCGCGCTCTTCCATCCGGGGGGCTCGCTCGGGCGGCGCCTCCTTTTGAAGGTCGAGGACATGATGCACGCAGGGGAAGCCCTGCCGCTGGTGCACTCCGCGACCCCGATGCGCGAGGCGCTCTTCACCATCACCTCCAAGAAGCTGGGGATCACCGGCGTCACCGACGAAAGGGGCGCTCTCATCGGGGTCATCACCGACGGCGACCTGCGTCGCGCGCTGGAAAAGGGTGGGGACATCATCAACCAGCCGGCCGGGGCGCTTATGCAGGGAAACCCGAAGCGCATCCTCGCCGGGGAGCTGGCGGCGCGGGCCCTGCAGCAGATGGAGCAGTACTCCATCACCTCCCTTTTCGTCTTCAACGAGCAGGACGGCGACCGTCCGGTGGGGATCATCCACCTGCATGACCTCCTGAAGGCGGGGATAGCTTAG
- the kdsA gene encoding 3-deoxy-8-phosphooctulonate synthase yields the protein MVREISIGGVKIGGTKPLAIIAGPCVMENEASTMRCAERLMTICNGVGMPLIFKASYDKANRTSVHAYRGPGMKDGLRILARVKESLGVPVLSDIHSIEQVEPAADVLDVIQIPAFLCRQTDLLVAAAKTGKVINVKKGQFLAPWDMKNVVGKLLSCENENIILTERGASFGYNNLVVDLRSLPIMRSTGCPVVFDATHSVQLPGGAGGSSGGQREFVEYLARGAVAAGVDGVFLEVHEDPEQALCDGPNSVRLDDLPVLLKKLKAIDAIVK from the coding sequence ATGGTTCGGGAAATCAGCATCGGAGGAGTGAAGATCGGGGGGACGAAGCCTCTGGCCATCATCGCCGGCCCCTGCGTCATGGAGAACGAGGCATCCACCATGCGCTGCGCCGAGCGCCTGATGACCATCTGCAACGGCGTGGGGATGCCCCTCATATTCAAGGCCTCCTACGACAAGGCGAACCGCACCTCGGTGCACGCCTACCGCGGTCCCGGGATGAAGGACGGTCTGCGCATCCTCGCGCGGGTGAAGGAGAGCCTCGGCGTGCCGGTGCTCTCCGACATCCACTCCATCGAGCAGGTGGAGCCGGCGGCGGACGTTCTCGACGTGATCCAGATCCCGGCCTTTCTCTGCCGCCAGACCGACCTCCTCGTCGCCGCCGCGAAGACCGGGAAGGTCATCAACGTGAAGAAGGGGCAGTTCCTGGCGCCGTGGGACATGAAGAACGTGGTGGGAAAGCTGCTGTCGTGCGAAAACGAGAACATCATTCTCACCGAGCGCGGCGCGAGCTTTGGGTACAACAACCTGGTGGTGGACCTGCGCTCCCTGCCGATCATGCGCTCCACCGGGTGCCCCGTGGTCTTTGATGCCACCCACAGCGTGCAGCTTCCTGGTGGGGCGGGGGGCTCTTCCGGCGGTCAGCGGGAATTCGTGGAGTATCTGGCCCGCGGCGCCGTGGCAGCGGGTGTGGACGGCGTTTTCCTCGAGGTGCACGAGGACCCGGAGCAGGCGCTGTGCGACGGGCCGAACTCGGTTCGCCTGGACGACCTGCCGGTACTCCTGAAGAAGCTGAAGGCGATCGACGCCATTGTGAAGTAG
- a CDS encoding CTP synthase, with the protein MKTKFIFVTGGVVSSIGKGLAAASLGALLEARGLRVTIQKLDPYINVDPGTMSPFQHGEVFVTDDGAETDLDLGHYERYTSAKLSKKSNFTTGQVYFSVIEKERRGDYLGGTVQVIPHITDQIKANILENAKGTDIAIVEIGGTVGDIESLPFLEAIRQLKSDRGPGNVLYLHVTLVPYIKTAGELKTKPTQHSVKELREIGIQPDILLCRTELDLPQDMKAKIALFCNVEEKAVITSMDAEHIYAVPLALNREGLDDQVVEKLNIWTKAPDLSHWQQVVAKLTHPEKGEVKIAVVGKYVDLTESYKSLSEALTHGGIGNDCRVVLSYLDSEKIEEEGAEAYLAGHDGILVPGGFGERGTEGKIMAIEYARLNKVPFFGICLGMQMAAVEYARNVCKLPEAFSSEFKPECQSPVIHLMEGQKGVNRKGGTMRLGAYPCSLTKGTLAQKAYGATEISERHRHRYEFNNVFRDAITASGMTVSGLYKEGDLVEIIELPDHPWFLGCQFHPEFKSKPLNPHPLFKAFIGAACANRKA; encoded by the coding sequence GTGAAAACTAAATTTATCTTCGTAACCGGCGGCGTAGTTTCCTCCATAGGTAAGGGACTCGCCGCCGCTTCTTTGGGGGCGCTTCTCGAGGCGCGCGGCTTGAGGGTCACCATCCAGAAACTCGACCCGTACATCAACGTCGATCCCGGCACCATGAGCCCGTTCCAGCACGGCGAGGTCTTCGTCACCGACGACGGCGCCGAGACCGACCTCGACCTCGGGCACTACGAGCGCTACACCTCGGCGAAGCTCTCCAAAAAGAGCAACTTCACCACCGGCCAGGTGTACTTCTCCGTCATCGAGAAGGAGAGGCGCGGCGACTACCTCGGCGGCACCGTGCAGGTCATCCCGCACATCACCGACCAGATCAAGGCGAACATCCTGGAGAACGCGAAAGGTACCGACATCGCCATCGTGGAGATCGGCGGCACCGTCGGCGACATCGAGTCCCTCCCCTTTCTGGAGGCGATCCGCCAGCTGAAGAGCGACCGCGGTCCCGGGAACGTCCTGTACCTCCACGTGACCCTCGTGCCGTACATAAAGACGGCGGGGGAGCTGAAGACGAAGCCGACCCAGCACTCCGTGAAGGAGCTGCGCGAGATCGGGATCCAGCCGGACATCCTCCTGTGCCGCACCGAGCTCGACCTGCCGCAGGACATGAAGGCGAAGATCGCGCTCTTTTGCAACGTGGAGGAGAAGGCGGTCATCACCTCCATGGACGCGGAGCACATCTACGCCGTGCCGCTGGCGCTGAACCGCGAGGGGCTGGACGACCAGGTCGTGGAGAAGCTCAATATCTGGACGAAGGCCCCCGATCTCAGCCACTGGCAGCAGGTGGTGGCGAAGCTTACCCACCCGGAGAAGGGTGAGGTGAAGATCGCAGTCGTCGGCAAGTACGTCGACCTCACCGAGAGCTACAAGTCCCTCTCCGAGGCGCTCACCCACGGCGGTATCGGCAACGACTGCCGGGTCGTCCTCTCCTACCTCGACTCCGAGAAGATCGAGGAGGAAGGTGCCGAGGCGTACCTCGCCGGGCACGACGGGATCCTCGTCCCGGGTGGCTTCGGGGAGCGCGGCACCGAAGGGAAGATCATGGCGATCGAGTATGCGAGGCTTAACAAGGTCCCCTTCTTCGGGATCTGCCTCGGCATGCAGATGGCTGCCGTCGAGTACGCCAGAAACGTGTGCAAGCTCCCGGAGGCGTTCTCCAGCGAGTTCAAGCCGGAATGCCAGAGCCCGGTGATCCACCTCATGGAAGGGCAGAAAGGGGTGAACCGCAAAGGTGGGACGATGCGCCTCGGCGCCTACCCCTGCTCCCTCACGAAGGGGACCCTCGCGCAGAAGGCGTACGGCGCCACCGAGATCTCCGAAAGGCACCGGCACCGCTACGAGTTCAACAACGTCTTCAGGGACGCCATCACCGCCAGCGGCATGACCGTTTCCGGCCTGTACAAGGAAGGTGACCTGGTGGAGATCATCGAGCTCCCGGACCACCCGTGGTTCCTCGGGTGCCAGTTCCATCCGGAATTCAAGTCGAAGCCGCTGAACCCGCACCCGCTCTTCAAGGCGTTCATCGGTGCGGCGTGCGCAAACCGTAAGGCTTAA
- the kdsB gene encoding 3-deoxy-manno-octulosonate cytidylyltransferase — protein sequence MKITAVIPARYASTRFVGKALEDIQGRPMVQHVYERTSRATLVSDVIVATDDERIAQAVRAFGGRVEMTRADHETGTDRLAEVAARIDAEILVNVQGDEPLIEPGMIDQAIAPLMHDPTLQMATLKSRIKTLHDFLSPNVVKVVADLKGNVLYFSRSPLPNFRDKWNDLKDEAFVSGKLLCFKHVGLYVYRRDFLPVFTALKPTYLELSEKLEQLRALENGYRIKVVETEFDSIGVDTPADLEKVLEKLNAQGAR from the coding sequence ATGAAGATAACCGCCGTTATTCCGGCCAGGTACGCCTCCACCCGTTTCGTGGGGAAGGCGCTGGAGGACATCCAGGGACGCCCCATGGTGCAGCACGTCTATGAGCGTACCTCCCGGGCGACTCTTGTCTCAGATGTCATTGTCGCCACCGACGACGAGAGGATCGCGCAGGCGGTGCGGGCCTTCGGCGGCAGGGTGGAGATGACGAGAGCGGACCACGAGACCGGCACCGACCGGCTCGCGGAGGTGGCGGCGCGCATCGACGCGGAGATCCTGGTGAACGTGCAGGGGGACGAGCCCCTCATCGAGCCGGGCATGATCGACCAGGCGATCGCCCCCCTCATGCACGACCCCACCCTGCAGATGGCGACGCTGAAGAGCCGCATCAAGACGCTGCACGACTTCCTCTCGCCGAACGTGGTGAAGGTGGTGGCAGACCTGAAGGGGAACGTCCTGTACTTCTCCCGCTCGCCGCTGCCGAACTTCCGCGACAAGTGGAACGACCTGAAGGACGAGGCGTTTGTCTCAGGGAAGCTATTGTGCTTCAAGCATGTGGGGCTGTACGTGTACCGGCGCGATTTCCTTCCGGTCTTCACCGCGCTGAAGCCGACCTACCTGGAGCTCTCCGAGAAGCTGGAGCAGTTGAGGGCCCTGGAAAACGGCTACCGGATCAAGGTCGTGGAGACGGAGTTCGACTCCATCGGGGTGGACACCCCCGCCGATCTGGAGAAGGTGCTGGAAAAGTTGAACGCGCAAGGGGCACGCTAG
- a CDS encoding EAL and HDOD domain-containing protein, protein MAEEKFFLGRQPILNREQTIVAFELLFRSPQSLMQAQISDTHQASASVILTALSDFGFQDVLGRHRGFFNVSHDTLMSSAMELLPKRQVVIELLENILMDAEVLDRCRHLKSLGFTLALDDHVFSEDFAPFYSTVDIIKLDVMETPPSELSEVVKIFRRWPLTLLAEKVETAEHYTVCSELGFDLFQGYYFARPVLLKQNRVDVAKVAMLQLMKQVMAETEIDEIEETFKLNPGLTYNLLRLVNSVAIGLRVRIKTLRHALTVLGLEQLKRWITLALYASNEGRGMQSPLLEIAAVRGKLLELLVKGEGTPAGKEYADRAFMVGILSLIDVLFEVSMEELVEKLNLVEDVRLALVERSGRLGALLLLAEKLEQADFAGMEGHLAECGLTLDDLMAAQIETINWTNRLNLAL, encoded by the coding sequence ATGGCTGAAGAAAAGTTTTTTCTGGGACGCCAGCCGATACTGAACCGGGAGCAGACGATCGTGGCCTTCGAGCTTCTGTTCCGCTCCCCGCAAAGCCTCATGCAGGCGCAGATCTCCGACACCCACCAGGCGAGTGCCAGCGTCATCCTGACCGCCCTTTCCGACTTCGGCTTCCAGGACGTCCTCGGGCGTCACCGCGGCTTTTTCAACGTAAGCCACGACACCCTCATGTCGAGCGCCATGGAGCTCCTTCCGAAGCGGCAGGTGGTGATCGAGCTCCTGGAAAACATCCTCATGGACGCGGAGGTTCTGGACCGCTGCCGCCATCTCAAGTCCCTCGGCTTCACCCTCGCCCTCGACGACCACGTCTTCTCCGAAGATTTCGCCCCCTTCTACTCCACCGTGGACATCATAAAGCTCGACGTCATGGAGACCCCCCCCTCCGAGCTTTCCGAGGTCGTGAAGATCTTCAGGCGCTGGCCCCTCACCCTCCTTGCCGAAAAGGTGGAGACCGCGGAGCATTACACCGTCTGCTCCGAGCTCGGCTTCGATCTCTTCCAGGGGTACTACTTCGCCCGTCCCGTGCTCCTGAAGCAAAACCGGGTCGACGTGGCGAAAGTCGCCATGCTCCAGCTCATGAAGCAGGTCATGGCGGAGACGGAGATCGACGAGATCGAGGAGACCTTCAAGCTGAACCCCGGGCTCACCTACAACCTGCTGCGCCTGGTGAATTCCGTGGCGATAGGGCTCCGGGTCCGCATAAAGACGCTGCGCCACGCCCTCACGGTGCTGGGGCTCGAGCAGCTGAAGCGCTGGATTACCCTCGCGCTCTACGCCTCCAACGAGGGGCGCGGCATGCAGAGCCCCCTTCTGGAGATCGCGGCGGTGCGCGGCAAGCTCCTGGAGCTCCTGGTGAAGGGGGAGGGGACCCCGGCGGGGAAGGAGTACGCCGACCGCGCCTTCATGGTGGGGATACTCTCTTTGATCGACGTCCTCTTCGAGGTTTCCATGGAGGAGCTCGTGGAGAAGCTCAATCTCGTGGAGGACGTGCGCCTTGCCCTCGTGGAGCGTTCCGGTCGGCTGGGAGCGCTCCTTCTCCTCGCGGAGAAGCTCGAGCAGGCGGATTTCGCCGGGATGGAGGGGCACCTCGCGGAGTGCGGGCTGACCCTTGACGACCTCATGGCGGCGCAGATCGAGACGATAAACTGGACCAACCGCCTGAACCTCGCACTCTGA
- a CDS encoding protein-glutamate methylesterase/protein-glutamine glutaminase has translation MRKKIRVLIVDDSAVVRQTMSEILSSDPQIEVMSTAGDPFIAAERIRDEVPDVITLDVEMPRMDGVTFLHRIMSQHPIPVVMCSSLTERGSETALKALEYGAVEIIQKPRMGTKDFLEESRVRICDAVKAAAQARLRKISPHTHTVAPKLTADVIMEKPSSHAMMQTTEKVVVVGASTGGTEALRVFLESFPADCPGIVIVQHMPEGFTKAFSRRLDGLCRISVKEAADNDTVVRGRALIAPGNHHTLLKRSGARYYVEIKDGPLVTRHRPSVDVLFRSAARYAGKNAVGVIMTGMGDDGAKGMLEMKQAGAINIAQDEATCVVFGMPNEAIKLGGVDYVRPLEALSREVLRLCD, from the coding sequence ATGCGGAAAAAGATACGAGTATTGATTGTGGACGACTCCGCGGTGGTGCGGCAGACGATGTCGGAGATACTCTCCTCGGACCCGCAGATAGAGGTCATGTCCACCGCCGGAGACCCCTTCATCGCCGCCGAGCGAATCCGGGACGAGGTCCCCGACGTCATAACGCTCGACGTGGAGATGCCGCGCATGGACGGCGTCACCTTCCTGCACAGGATCATGAGCCAGCACCCGATCCCGGTGGTGATGTGCTCGAGCCTCACCGAGCGGGGGAGCGAGACGGCGCTGAAGGCGCTGGAGTACGGGGCGGTGGAGATCATCCAGAAGCCGCGCATGGGGACGAAGGATTTCCTGGAGGAGAGCCGGGTAAGGATCTGCGACGCGGTGAAGGCGGCGGCGCAGGCGCGGCTGAGAAAGATTTCCCCCCACACCCACACCGTCGCCCCGAAGCTCACCGCCGACGTCATCATGGAGAAGCCCTCCAGCCACGCCATGATGCAGACGACCGAAAAGGTCGTCGTGGTCGGCGCCTCCACCGGCGGCACGGAGGCGTTGCGCGTCTTTCTGGAGTCGTTCCCGGCGGACTGCCCGGGGATCGTCATCGTGCAGCACATGCCGGAGGGGTTCACCAAGGCCTTCTCCAGACGGCTGGACGGGCTGTGCAGGATCTCCGTGAAGGAGGCGGCCGACAACGACACCGTCGTGCGCGGCCGTGCGCTTATCGCGCCGGGAAACCACCACACCCTTCTCAAGAGGAGCGGGGCGCGCTACTACGTGGAGATAAAGGACGGTCCGCTGGTGACGAGGCACCGACCCTCTGTCGACGTCCTCTTTCGCTCCGCTGCGAGGTACGCCGGGAAGAACGCGGTCGGCGTCATCATGACCGGGATGGGGGACGACGGCGCGAAGGGGATGCTGGAGATGAAGCAGGCCGGCGCCATAAACATCGCCCAGGACGAGGCGACCTGCGTCGTCTTCGGGATGCCGAACGAGGCGATAAAGCTCGGCGGGGTCGACTACGTGCGCCCGCTGGAGGCGCTGTCGCGGGAAGTGCTGCGCCTTTGCGACTGA
- a CDS encoding chemotaxis protein CheD, whose product MTPRTPELPVLFLRPGEMHFADEPIVVSTLLGSCVAVTMFSPRHRIGTICHALLPHCRREDPCLAAEPEGGKYVECAIWLMLKGLQTRGVCRGEIEAKIFGGSDMFDARDGGIGTVGTQNIAKALEVLEGEGIRIVSSDVGGPRGRKIFFYTHTGEVLLKRLRRTEI is encoded by the coding sequence ATGACCCCCCGCACCCCCGAGCTCCCGGTTCTCTTTCTGCGCCCCGGTGAGATGCACTTCGCGGACGAGCCGATCGTCGTCTCCACCCTCCTCGGCTCCTGCGTGGCGGTGACGATGTTCAGCCCGCGCCACCGGATCGGAACGATCTGCCATGCGCTCCTGCCGCACTGCCGCAGGGAGGATCCGTGTCTCGCGGCGGAGCCGGAGGGGGGGAAGTACGTGGAGTGCGCCATCTGGCTCATGCTGAAGGGGCTCCAGACGCGCGGCGTGTGCCGCGGCGAGATCGAGGCGAAGATCTTCGGCGGCTCCGACATGTTCGACGCCCGAGACGGCGGTATCGGCACGGTGGGAACGCAGAACATCGCGAAGGCCCTGGAGGTGCTGGAGGGGGAGGGGATCCGGATCGTCTCCTCCGACGTCGGCGGCCCGCGCGGGCGGAAGATCTTTTTCTACACCCACACGGGGGAGGTCCTTCTCAAACGTCTGAGACGAACGGAGATTTAG
- a CDS encoding CheR family methyltransferase: protein MDSSSSIDSAAALTLRDFNRLSAFIYEKCGIKMPDVKKTMLESRLQKRLRALGMKKFSDYCDYLFSADGLEQELVPMIDLVTTNKTDFFREPDHFDFLTEKVLPDWLRRSGGGTFSIWSAGCSTGEEPYTLAMVLSEFAEKHPDFDFRILATDISTRVLDRARNATYAEALVDPVPLALKKKYLLKSKDRANPLVRIAPELRRKVFFRRLNFMDDDFGIREPLDVIFCRNVIIYFDRPTQEKLLQRFHRYMKPGAFIFMGHSETLSGLDVPLVSVFPTVYRKVK from the coding sequence GTGGATTCGTCATCTTCCATCGACTCCGCGGCGGCCCTTACGCTGCGGGACTTCAACCGGCTGAGCGCGTTCATCTACGAGAAGTGCGGCATAAAGATGCCGGACGTGAAGAAGACGATGCTGGAGTCGCGCCTGCAAAAGAGGCTGCGGGCGCTCGGCATGAAGAAGTTTTCCGACTACTGCGACTACCTCTTCTCCGCCGACGGTCTCGAGCAGGAGCTCGTGCCGATGATCGACCTCGTCACCACCAACAAGACCGACTTCTTTCGCGAGCCGGACCACTTCGATTTCCTGACCGAGAAGGTACTCCCGGACTGGCTGCGCCGCAGCGGCGGGGGGACCTTCTCCATCTGGAGTGCAGGGTGCTCCACCGGGGAGGAGCCGTACACCCTGGCGATGGTCCTCTCCGAGTTCGCGGAGAAGCACCCGGACTTCGACTTCCGGATTCTGGCGACCGACATCTCCACGAGGGTGCTGGACCGCGCGCGCAACGCCACCTACGCGGAGGCGCTCGTCGACCCGGTCCCGCTGGCGCTGAAGAAGAAGTACCTCCTGAAGAGCAAGGACCGCGCGAACCCGCTGGTGCGCATCGCACCGGAGCTGCGCCGCAAGGTCTTCTTCCGGCGCCTGAACTTCATGGACGACGACTTCGGGATCCGCGAGCCGCTCGACGTCATCTTCTGCCGCAACGTGATCATCTACTTCGACCGCCCGACGCAGGAGAAGCTCCTGCAGCGCTTCCACCGCTACATGAAGCCGGGTGCCTTCATCTTCATGGGGCACTCGGAGACCCTCTCCGGCCTCGACGTCCCGCTGGTCAGCGTCTTTCCCACCGTGTACCGGAAAGTCAAATGA